From a single Adhaeribacter swui genomic region:
- a CDS encoding 3'-5' exonuclease, whose protein sequence is MKLNLRKPLVFFDLETTGVDICRDRIVEICLLKIMPSGEEIIRTMRINPTIPIPLESSLIHNIYDDDVKDAPTFAKVAHQVDAFLKGCDLAGYNLIKFDIPVLAEEFLRVDIDFDITNRSIVDVCRIFHQMEQRTLSAAYKFYCNKPLEHAHTAEADTIATYDILKAQLDRYEHVTVTTPDCKEEHPVTNDIPKLHKFTFQNTADLSGRILFNAAGQEVFNFGKHKNVPVEEIFAKDPHYYDWLMKGDFPLQTKKVFTRIKLRSFKGSFKIG, encoded by the coding sequence ATGAAACTGAACCTGCGTAAACCACTTGTTTTCTTTGATCTGGAAACTACCGGGGTAGATATTTGCCGCGACCGCATCGTGGAAATTTGCCTGTTAAAAATAATGCCTTCCGGCGAAGAAATAATTCGTACCATGCGGATTAACCCAACCATTCCTATTCCGCTGGAATCCAGTTTAATTCATAACATTTACGACGACGACGTAAAAGACGCCCCTACTTTCGCCAAAGTGGCACACCAAGTAGATGCTTTTTTAAAAGGCTGCGATTTAGCGGGTTATAATTTAATAAAATTTGATATTCCGGTACTGGCCGAAGAGTTTTTACGGGTAGATATTGATTTTGACATAACCAACCGCTCTATTGTAGATGTTTGCCGGATTTTCCACCAGATGGAGCAGCGTACTTTATCGGCCGCTTACAAGTTTTACTGCAACAAACCACTGGAACACGCGCATACCGCCGAAGCCGATACTATTGCCACTTACGATATTTTAAAAGCGCAACTGGATAGGTACGAACATGTAACCGTTACCACGCCCGATTGCAAAGAAGAACACCCCGTAACTAACGATATTCCGAAGCTGCATAAGTTTACTTTTCAGAACACCGCCGATTTATCGGGTAGGATTTTATTTAATGCGGCTGGTCAGGAAGTATTTAATTTTGGCAAGCATAAAAACGTACCCGTGGAAGAAATTTTTGCCAAAGATCCGCATTATTACGATTGGCTCATGAAAGGCGATTTTCCGCTGCAAACCAAAAAAGTGTTCACCCGCATTAAACTCCGCAGCTTTAAAGGCAGCTTTAAGATTGGGTGA
- a CDS encoding UDP-N-acetylmuramate--L-alanine ligase yields MQTTQLQRIHLIAVGGSIMHNLALALHQKGLDISGSDDEIFNPAHDRLQAARILPAEMGWFPEKITPELDAVILGMHARADNPELLRAQELNIPIYSFPEFIYQQSINKQRIVIGGSHGKTSITAIILHVLKYHNRLFDYAVGAQLEGFDLMVKLTEEAPIIIIEGDEYLASPIQRVPKFHLYHHHIGVISGISWDHINVFPDPKMYREQFRIFAEMTPKAGTLIYNQDDEQVLHVAVPRSEVVKYIGYTVHEHQVHNGITYLQTKKDDVPLQIFGEHNLRNISAAKEVCKQLGIKPQSFYEALKTFKGAARRLEFLGGNHSARVYKDFAHAPSKVKATTEALKNQFPNRKLVACLELHTFSSLNKEFLPQYKGAFGRADVPIVYFNPKTLEHKRMPALLPEDIKQAFGNQDIQVFNDSQQLTDYLKSLNWTNQNLLLMSSGTYDNLDLQALTTHICQQ; encoded by the coding sequence ATGCAAACAACGCAATTGCAACGCATTCATTTAATAGCTGTAGGCGGCAGCATTATGCATAATCTCGCGCTGGCGCTTCACCAGAAAGGACTCGATATTAGTGGTTCCGACGACGAAATTTTTAATCCGGCCCACGACCGCTTGCAGGCAGCCCGAATATTACCCGCCGAAATGGGCTGGTTTCCCGAGAAAATTACGCCCGAGTTAGATGCCGTTATTCTGGGTATGCACGCCCGCGCCGATAACCCGGAATTGCTTCGTGCCCAGGAATTAAACATTCCAATTTATTCTTTCCCGGAGTTTATTTACCAGCAATCCATCAACAAACAACGTATTGTTATTGGGGGCAGCCACGGCAAAACTTCTATTACCGCCATTATCCTGCACGTACTAAAATACCACAACCGGTTATTTGACTATGCCGTGGGCGCGCAACTGGAAGGCTTTGATTTAATGGTGAAGTTAACCGAAGAGGCGCCCATTATTATTATCGAGGGCGACGAGTATTTAGCTTCCCCAATTCAACGGGTACCTAAGTTTCATTTATACCATCACCACATTGGGGTAATCAGCGGCATTAGCTGGGATCACATCAATGTGTTTCCGGACCCGAAGATGTACCGCGAACAGTTCCGGATTTTTGCCGAAATGACTCCTAAAGCTGGTACGCTTATTTACAACCAAGACGACGAACAAGTACTGCACGTGGCCGTGCCGCGTAGCGAAGTAGTAAAATACATTGGCTACACCGTACACGAGCATCAGGTACACAATGGCATAACTTACCTGCAAACCAAAAAAGACGATGTTCCATTACAGATTTTCGGGGAGCACAACTTACGGAATATTTCAGCGGCCAAAGAAGTTTGCAAACAATTAGGCATTAAACCGCAATCTTTTTACGAAGCTTTAAAAACATTTAAAGGAGCAGCGCGGCGGCTCGAATTTTTAGGCGGCAATCATAGTGCCCGGGTGTATAAAGATTTTGCCCACGCTCCATCTAAAGTAAAGGCTACCACCGAGGCTTTGAAAAATCAGTTCCCGAACCGCAAACTGGTAGCCTGCCTGGAATTGCATACTTTTAGCAGCTTAAACAAAGAATTTTTACCGCAATACAAAGGCGCTTTTGGCCGGGCCGATGTACCTATTGTTTATTTCAACCCCAAAACCCTGGAGCATAAACGCATGCCTGCCTTGCTGCCCGAAGATATCAAGCAAGCCTTCGGCAACCAAGACATTCAGGTTTTTAACGACAGCCAGCAATTAACGGATTATTTAAAATCGCTTAACTGGACCAACCAGAATTTACTATTAATGAGTTCGGGTACTTACGACAACCTGGACCTGCAAGCGCTTACGACCCACATCTGCCAGCAATAA
- a CDS encoding M48 family metallopeptidase — MLKKIFLYSSFLLVLGCATVPITGRRQLSLVPSAEMQQMSYASYKQVLDTAKVVNSSQNTAMVKRVGGRIQRAVEQYMAQNNLSDQLAGYAWEFNLIQDPQVNAWCMPGGKVAVYTGILPVTRDETGLAVVMGHEIAHAIAKHGDERMSQGLLQQLGGATLQAAMGSNPSLTNNLFLTAYGAGSQLGLLAYGRKQESEADELGLIFMAMAGYDPQQAVPFWERMAAGKGGQAPPEFLSTHPSDQTRIADIQRHLPDAMKYYKKQ, encoded by the coding sequence ATGTTAAAAAAAATATTTCTTTACAGCAGTTTTTTACTGGTACTGGGTTGCGCTACCGTGCCAATTACCGGCCGTCGGCAACTATCTTTAGTGCCCTCCGCTGAAATGCAGCAAATGAGTTATGCATCGTACAAACAGGTGCTGGATACAGCAAAGGTTGTTAATAGTTCGCAGAATACCGCCATGGTAAAACGGGTGGGTGGCCGTATTCAAAGAGCCGTGGAGCAATACATGGCGCAGAATAATTTAAGTGATCAACTGGCCGGTTACGCCTGGGAATTTAATTTAATTCAGGATCCGCAGGTAAATGCCTGGTGTATGCCGGGTGGTAAAGTGGCTGTTTATACCGGCATTCTTCCGGTTACCCGCGACGAAACTGGTTTAGCCGTAGTTATGGGGCACGAAATTGCCCACGCCATTGCCAAGCACGGTGATGAGCGCATGAGTCAGGGGTTATTGCAGCAGTTGGGCGGCGCAACTTTGCAAGCGGCTATGGGCTCTAACCCGAGTTTAACCAATAACTTGTTTTTAACCGCTTACGGCGCCGGTTCGCAACTAGGTTTATTAGCTTATGGCCGGAAGCAGGAATCGGAAGCGGATGAGTTGGGATTGATTTTTATGGCGATGGCGGGTTATGATCCGCAGCAAGCCGTGCCTTTCTGGGAAAGAATGGCGGCCGGTAAAGGCGGACAAGCTCCACCGGAATTTTTATCTACCCACCCTTCTGACCAAACCCGGATTGCCGATATTCAAAGGCATTTACCGGATGCCATGAAGTATTATAAAAAACAATAA
- the bcp gene encoding thioredoxin-dependent thiol peroxidase has translation MNLQIGDEAPDFAIPDQDGIVHKLSDYQGRKLVIYFYPKDDTPGCTAQACNLRDNYYDLRQKGYEVIGVSVDSEKSHQKFIKKFELPFTLLSDIDKKMVEAYGVWQEKSMYGRKYMGTMRYTFIIDEKGIIQDIITKVDTKDHASQLVG, from the coding sequence ATGAATTTACAAATCGGCGACGAAGCCCCGGATTTTGCCATTCCTGATCAGGACGGCATTGTGCATAAACTATCCGATTATCAGGGCCGCAAACTGGTTATTTACTTTTACCCCAAAGACGATACCCCCGGCTGCACCGCCCAGGCCTGCAACCTCCGCGACAATTATTACGACCTGCGCCAGAAAGGTTATGAAGTAATTGGCGTGAGCGTAGACAGTGAAAAGTCGCACCAGAAGTTTATTAAAAAATTTGAATTGCCTTTCACGCTTCTATCCGATATCGACAAGAAAATGGTAGAAGCTTACGGCGTATGGCAGGAAAAAAGCATGTACGGCCGCAAATACATGGGCACCATGCGTTATACCTTCATCATCGACGAAAAAGGCATCATTCAAGACATCATCACCAAAGTAGATACCAAAGACCACGCGAGCCAACTTGTTGGCTAG
- a CDS encoding M23 family metallopeptidase, with product MRLSKFFLFSTFTSLFFSGASAQNPEEAEGYFLFPIHPGRQNFLSGSMGEIRPNHFHGGIDIKTDQVTGLPVYAAADGYISKIEVSSYGYGYMLYLTHPNGLTTTYAHLESFAPAIAQYVLEMQYAKQSFDVKLTPAKDQFVFKRGDVIAKSGNTGGSAGPHLHFEVRDAKNNLQNPLKYGFKEIQDDVAPEVQAVALKTMSIDARINQLFGRQEFAVLKTGPNAYTLKDTIRANGLLGLEFNAFDRYTGAWNKNGVQQVDVLVGGKPHYTHLLDNIPFDYQRMVSWHVNYENLKLTGKSFQKCYIDDGNTLPLYNTGAHKGKLKINPGASYPITMLFKDSYNNTTTLQFVIQGEQPVSNHTFADLVKKKKINVEVAEDILKISAADTGSTPKNINLFIRNKRYDLIPSYTVQSTSVYLYDLRGGLPDSIIYNGTTQKFNFRQAIPNNTDYSYADNNLALQFYPFTLFDTLYLRSNYENGVWTINDVTTPLFQPLRVTIKPEVPITDKTTAGAVWLGWGKSRAFINGVWKDDQFTFTTRNLGKYTIMNDTKPPTVRLISKSPAMVRFKVGDDLSGLASYRAEINGQFLLLKYEHKAAMLYSEKLDKSVPLKGDLTVWVKDAVGHETIFKTKI from the coding sequence TTGAGATTAAGTAAGTTTTTTCTTTTCAGTACCTTTACTAGTTTGTTTTTTTCGGGTGCTTCTGCCCAAAACCCCGAAGAAGCGGAAGGTTACTTTTTATTTCCGATTCACCCGGGCCGTCAGAATTTTTTATCCGGCAGCATGGGCGAAATCCGGCCCAACCATTTTCACGGGGGCATTGATATTAAAACCGATCAGGTAACCGGCTTACCGGTTTACGCTGCCGCCGACGGGTACATTTCTAAAATCGAGGTTTCGAGTTATGGCTACGGGTACATGTTGTACCTTACCCACCCCAATGGTTTAACCACCACCTACGCCCACCTCGAAAGTTTTGCCCCGGCCATTGCCCAGTATGTTCTGGAAATGCAATACGCCAAGCAATCTTTCGATGTAAAACTAACGCCGGCCAAAGATCAGTTTGTTTTTAAACGCGGCGATGTGATTGCGAAATCGGGCAATACGGGAGGTTCGGCGGGGCCGCATTTGCACTTCGAAGTACGCGATGCCAAAAATAACCTGCAAAACCCGTTAAAATACGGCTTTAAAGAAATTCAGGACGATGTAGCGCCCGAAGTACAAGCCGTGGCTTTAAAAACCATGAGTATTGATGCCCGCATTAATCAATTGTTTGGCCGCCAGGAATTTGCCGTTTTAAAAACCGGGCCCAATGCGTATACTTTAAAAGATACTATTCGGGCGAATGGCTTATTAGGTTTAGAATTTAACGCCTTCGACCGGTACACCGGCGCCTGGAATAAAAACGGCGTGCAGCAGGTAGATGTTTTAGTAGGTGGCAAACCGCATTACACCCATCTACTTGATAACATTCCGTTTGATTACCAGCGCATGGTATCGTGGCACGTAAACTACGAAAATTTAAAATTAACCGGTAAAAGCTTCCAGAAATGCTACATCGACGATGGCAACACCTTGCCTCTGTATAATACCGGCGCGCACAAAGGGAAATTAAAAATTAACCCGGGCGCCAGTTACCCCATTACCATGTTGTTTAAAGATTCTTACAACAATACAACCACGCTGCAATTTGTTATTCAAGGAGAACAACCCGTAAGCAATCATACATTTGCGGATCTTGTTAAAAAGAAAAAAATTAATGTAGAAGTAGCCGAAGATATTTTAAAAATTTCGGCAGCGGATACGGGTAGCACGCCCAAAAACATTAATTTGTTTATCCGGAACAAGCGCTACGATTTAATTCCGAGCTACACGGTGCAATCTACGTCGGTGTATTTGTATGATTTGCGCGGTGGTTTACCTGATTCCATTATTTACAACGGCACTACTCAAAAATTTAATTTCCGGCAGGCCATACCCAATAATACCGATTATTCTTACGCCGATAATAACTTAGCGCTGCAATTTTACCCTTTTACTTTGTTCGATACCCTATATTTACGCTCGAACTACGAGAATGGTGTCTGGACGATAAACGATGTTACTACTCCCCTGTTTCAACCATTACGAGTAACGATAAAGCCCGAAGTGCCAATAACTGATAAAACCACCGCCGGAGCGGTTTGGCTGGGTTGGGGCAAAAGCCGGGCTTTCATTAACGGCGTCTGGAAAGACGATCAGTTTACTTTTACTACCCGAAATTTGGGCAAGTACACCATCATGAACGATACCAAACCGCCTACCGTGCGTTTGATTTCTAAATCTCCGGCCATGGTGCGCTTTAAAGTGGGCGATGATTTATCGGGCTTAGCTTCTTACCGGGCCGAGATTAACGGGCAGTTTTTGTTATTAAAGTACGAACACAAAGCGGCCATGCTGTACTCCGAAAAATTAGATAAATCGGTACCCTTAAAAGGCGATCTAACGGTGTGGGTGAAAGACGCAGTGGGTCACGAAACTATCTTTAAAACAAAAATTTAA
- the dnaB gene encoding replicative DNA helicase has translation MEESKVKFSRDGKTARWNGNSNGKSGFAVGLGKVPPQSLDLEEAVLGALMLEKDALTTVIDILKPQSFYKDAHQKIFKAILALFDKSEPIDILTVTQQLREDGELEFVGGPYYVMNLTTRINSAANVEFHARIITENSIKRDLISISSEVEKRAFEDTTDVFDLLDYAEKSLFEVSEANIRKNFDDMRSLMHKAIKELEEKKNQKEGLTGVPSGFTALDRVTSGWQPSDLVILAARPAMGKTAFVVSAMRNAAVDFSKPVAIFSLEMSSLQLVNRLISAEAELESEKIKKGNLADYEWAQLNHKISKLSEAPIFIDDTPGLSIRELRTKCRRLKAQHDIQMIIIDYLQLMTGNEGKGGGGNREQEIASISRALKMLAKELSVPVIALSQLSRAVETRGGDKKPQLSDLRESGSIEQDADMVIFLYRPEYYGITEDELGNPTQGVGEVIIAKHRNGSLATVPLKFIGKFTKFGDLEGDFGADPFGGNALPPSNFDDPFGGGNAVRLPSKMNGDSLPKSSFDTEEPPF, from the coding sequence ATGGAGGAAAGTAAAGTAAAGTTTTCGCGCGATGGGAAAACCGCCCGTTGGAATGGAAATAGCAATGGCAAAAGTGGCTTTGCTGTTGGTTTAGGCAAAGTGCCGCCGCAATCTTTGGATTTAGAGGAAGCCGTATTGGGGGCTTTAATGCTCGAGAAAGACGCTTTAACCACGGTTATTGATATTTTAAAGCCCCAAAGCTTTTACAAAGATGCGCACCAGAAAATTTTTAAAGCTATTCTGGCGCTTTTTGATAAATCAGAACCGATTGATATTTTAACGGTAACGCAGCAATTGCGCGAAGACGGGGAACTGGAGTTTGTGGGTGGCCCGTACTACGTCATGAACTTAACTACCCGGATTAACTCGGCGGCCAACGTAGAATTTCACGCCCGGATTATTACCGAGAACTCCATTAAACGCGACTTAATTTCGATTTCCAGCGAAGTAGAAAAACGCGCTTTCGAAGATACCACCGACGTGTTTGACTTGCTCGATTACGCCGAAAAATCGTTGTTTGAAGTATCAGAAGCCAACATCCGCAAAAACTTCGACGATATGCGTTCTTTAATGCACAAAGCCATTAAGGAACTCGAAGAAAAGAAAAACCAGAAAGAAGGTTTAACCGGCGTACCCAGTGGCTTTACTGCTTTGGACCGGGTAACTTCGGGCTGGCAACCTTCGGATTTAGTAATTTTGGCCGCCCGCCCCGCGATGGGTAAAACGGCGTTCGTAGTATCGGCGATGCGTAATGCGGCCGTGGATTTTAGTAAACCGGTAGCTATTTTTTCCCTAGAGATGTCGTCTTTGCAGTTGGTAAACCGATTAATTTCGGCGGAAGCGGAGCTGGAAAGTGAAAAAATTAAAAAAGGGAACCTGGCTGATTACGAATGGGCGCAGCTCAATCATAAAATTTCCAAACTTTCCGAAGCGCCTATTTTTATCGACGATACCCCGGGTTTATCTATCCGGGAATTGCGTACCAAATGCCGCCGCTTAAAAGCCCAGCACGACATCCAGATGATTATCATTGACTACTTGCAGTTGATGACCGGGAACGAAGGCAAAGGCGGTGGTGGTAACCGGGAGCAGGAAATTGCTTCGATTTCGCGGGCTTTAAAAATGCTAGCCAAAGAACTAAGCGTACCAGTTATTGCACTCTCGCAGCTAAGCCGGGCCGTGGAAACCCGCGGCGGCGATAAAAAACCGCAGCTTTCCGACTTACGGGAATCCGGGTCTATTGAGCAGGACGCCGATATGGTAATTTTCTTGTACCGTCCTGAATATTACGGTATTACCGAAGATGAATTAGGTAACCCAACCCAAGGTGTGGGCGAAGTAATTATTGCCAAGCACCGGAATGGTTCTTTGGCTACAGTGCCGCTTAAATTTATCGGTAAGTTTACCAAGTTCGGTGATTTAGAAGGCGATTTTGGCGCGGATCCGTTTGGGGGCAATGCTTTACCACCGAGCAATTTTGATGATCCGTTTGGCGGCGGCAACGCCGTGCGCTTACCCAGCAAAATGAACGGCGACTCCTTACCAAAATCCAGCTTCGACACCGAAGAGCCACCATTCTAG
- a CDS encoding fumarylacetoacetate hydrolase family protein — translation MKILCIGRNYADHIAELHNEVPDEPVIFLKPDTALLKNNDPFYYPDFTQDIHHELEIILRISKEGKNIQPQFAKNYFDAIGLGIDFTARDLQSKAKSKGLPWDLAKGFNGSAPVSEFLPLADYPDLKNINFTLRLNQEIKQQGNTSFMLHPFENIISYISQFILLKKGDIIFTGTPKGVGPVQVGDRLEGFLEDKKVLDFEIK, via the coding sequence ATGAAAATACTTTGCATTGGCCGAAATTACGCCGACCACATTGCTGAATTGCATAACGAAGTACCCGACGAACCCGTTATTTTTTTAAAACCCGACACGGCCTTACTCAAAAATAACGACCCTTTTTATTATCCGGATTTTACGCAGGATATACATCACGAACTGGAAATTATTTTGCGCATCAGCAAAGAAGGCAAAAACATTCAGCCCCAATTTGCCAAAAATTATTTCGATGCCATTGGTCTGGGTATTGATTTTACTGCCCGCGATTTGCAAAGTAAAGCCAAAAGCAAAGGCTTACCCTGGGATTTGGCCAAAGGGTTTAACGGTTCCGCCCCCGTATCTGAATTTTTACCTTTAGCCGATTACCCGGATTTAAAAAACATAAACTTTACTTTGCGCTTAAATCAGGAAATAAAACAACAGGGCAATACCAGTTTTATGTTGCATCCGTTCGAAAATATAATCAGTTATATTTCGCAGTTTATTCTTTTAAAGAAGGGCGATATTATTTTTACTGGTACCCCCAAAGGAGTTGGTCCGGTGCAAGTGGGCGACCGCTTGGAAGGATTTTTAGAAGACAAAAAAGTTTTAGATTTTGAGATTAAGTAA
- a CDS encoding transketolase has product MNPFNKNKVELTTIAAQVRRDILRMVHAVNSGHPGGSLGCTEFFVSLYFKIMDHDPKFNMSGANEDIFFLSNGHISPVWYSVLARSGYFEVSELATFRKLNSRLQGHPATHEHLPGIRIASGSLGQGLSVAIGAAQAKKLNGDDKLVYVLMGDGELDEGQIWEAAMYAPHHKVDNLIATVDYNGQQIDGPTDAIMNLGNLRAKWESFGWKVLNCTDGNNFDELLPVLEEAKSLTGQGQPIIILMNTQMGFGVDFMMGSHKWHGVAPNDAQLQEALLQLKEAQDDY; this is encoded by the coding sequence ATGAACCCATTTAACAAGAATAAAGTAGAATTAACCACCATTGCGGCGCAGGTGCGTCGGGATATTTTACGGATGGTGCACGCGGTAAATTCCGGGCACCCGGGCGGCTCTTTGGGTTGTACCGAGTTTTTTGTATCGCTTTATTTTAAAATAATGGATCACGATCCAAAATTTAACATGAGCGGCGCCAACGAAGATATTTTCTTTTTATCCAACGGTCATATTTCGCCGGTTTGGTACAGCGTTTTAGCCCGGTCGGGTTATTTTGAAGTAAGCGAGCTAGCTACTTTCCGGAAATTAAATTCGCGGCTGCAAGGCCACCCGGCTACGCACGAGCATTTACCCGGCATCCGGATTGCTTCCGGCTCTTTGGGCCAAGGTTTATCGGTAGCGATTGGCGCCGCGCAAGCTAAAAAGTTAAACGGCGACGATAAACTGGTTTACGTACTCATGGGCGACGGTGAATTAGACGAAGGTCAGATTTGGGAAGCTGCCATGTACGCCCCGCACCACAAAGTAGATAACTTAATTGCCACCGTAGATTACAACGGCCAGCAAATTGACGGCCCGACCGATGCCATTATGAACCTGGGTAACTTGCGGGCCAAGTGGGAATCTTTCGGCTGGAAAGTTTTAAACTGTACCGATGGAAATAATTTCGACGAATTACTGCCGGTATTGGAAGAAGCCAAATCATTAACTGGTCAGGGTCAACCGATCATTATTTTAATGAATACCCAAATGGGATTTGGCGTTGACTTTATGATGGGTTCGCACAAATGGCATGGCGTAGCGCCGAACGATGCGCAATTACAAGAAGCTTTGTTGCAGTTAAAAGAAGCGCAAGACGATTATTGA